A region of Mycteria americana isolate JAX WOST 10 ecotype Jacksonville Zoo and Gardens chromosome 11, USCA_MyAme_1.0, whole genome shotgun sequence DNA encodes the following proteins:
- the WNT5A gene encoding protein Wnt-5a, with amino-acid sequence MASPYLVVALAVFSSFAQVAIEASSWWSLGMNPMNPMNPVQMSEVYIIGAQPLCSQLAGLSQGQKKLCQLYQDHMQFIGEGAKTGIKECQYQFRHRRWNCSTVDNNSVFGRVMQIGSRETAFTYAVSAAGVVNAMSRACREGELSSCGCSRAARPKDLPRDWLWGGCGDNIEYGYRFAKEFVDARERERVYQRGSYESARIMMNLHNNEAGRRTVYNLADVACKCHGVSGSCSLKTCWLQLADFRKVGDALKEKYDSAAAMKLNSRGKLVQVNSRFNAPTIHDLVYIDPSPDYCVRNESTGSLGTQGRLCNKTSEGMDGCELMCCGRGYDQFKTVQRERCHCKFHWCCYVKCKLCTEIVDQFVCK; translated from the exons ATGGCTTCTCCGTACCTCGTCGTGGCCCTGGCCGTTTTCTCCTCTTTCGCCCAGGTTGCGATAGAAGCCAGCTCGTGGTG GTCTTTAGGGATGAACCCTATGAACCCCATGAACCCTGTTCAGATGTCAGAGGTATATATAATAGGAGCCCAGCCACTATGTAGCCAGCTAGCAGGGCTTTCCCAAGGACAGAAGAAACTCTGCCAATTGTATCAGGACCATATGCAGTTCATTGGAGAGGGTGCAAAGACGGGCATTAAGGAATGCCAGTATCAGTTCAGACATAGAAGATGGAATTGCAGCACTGTGGACAACAACTCTGTTTTTGGCAGAGTCATGCAGATAG GCAGCCGGGAGACGGCGTTCACCTACGCGGTGAGCGCGGCCGGGGTGGTCAACGCCATGAGCCGTGCCTGCCGGGAGGGCGAGCTCTCCTCCTGCGGCTGCAGCCGAGCAGCGCGGCCCAAGGACTTACCCCGGGACTGGCTTTGGGGTGGCTGCGGGGATAACATCGAATACGGATACCGCTTCGCCAAGGAGTTCGTTGACGCCCGGGAGCGAGAGAGGGTTTACCAGAGAGGCTCCTACGAGAGTGCCCGCATCATGATGAACCTGCACAACAACGAGGCCGGGAGGAGA ACTGTGTACAACCTGGCTGACGTGGCCTGCAAGTGCCACGGTGTCTCTGGATCCTGTAGCCTCAAGACCTGTTGGCTGCAGCTTGCCGATTTCCGCAAGGTAGGCGATGCCCTGAAGGAGAAATACGATAGCGCTGCCGCCATGAAACTCAACAGCCGGGGCAAGCTGGTGCAAGTGAACAGCCGCTTCAACGCACCCACCATCCACGACCTGGTCTACATCGATCCCAGCCCCGACTACTGCGTGCGCAACGAGAGCACCGGCTCCCTGGGCACCCAGGGCCGCCTTTGCAATAAGACCTCGGAGGGCATGGACGGCTGCGAACTCATGTGCTGTGGCCGGGGGTACGACCAGTTCAAGACGGTGCAGCGAGAGCGCTGCCACTGCAAGTTCCACTGGTGCTGCTACGTGAAATGCAAGTTGTGCACAGAGATCGTGGACCAATTTGTGTGCAAATAG